The following coding sequences lie in one Arachis ipaensis cultivar K30076 chromosome B05, Araip1.1, whole genome shotgun sequence genomic window:
- the LOC107643653 gene encoding pentatricopeptide repeat-containing protein At5g50280, chloroplastic-like: MMGSLTLNLRVTPCSSFTTCLLHPPSLSKPSFLIQPSNIPTTSLSLSASSSSYDAPISTPTPIFLPYLQQQEEDVEAIEIIHEEQKEAQEEEQPCDPIYKFFKERTLVPSQDPLIQGKLTLQKNRQISWHLAVDTALDSDEQQEEEIEMGLDQVPYSIEEEEGEDNKIGWKKELPQGIIGEIVHLARNLPENLTLEEALDKGFEGRVSEEDCWEVLEVLEEEKFILCCLYFFQWMRSQEPSLVTPRSCTVLVPALGRARMGDKLMVLFSNLPSTMEFKDVHVYNAAISGLLDGGRYEDAWKVYEVMETENIRPDHVTCSIMIVLMRTLGHSAKDAWQFFEKMNKKGVQWSEEVLGALIKSFCVEGLVNEALIIQIEMEKKGISPNAIVYNTLMDAYCKSNHVEEAEGLFVEMKSKGIKPTEATFNILMHAYSRRM; the protein is encoded by the exons ATGATGGGAAGTCTGACTCTGAACCTGAGAGTGACACCTTGTAGCTCCTTCACCACCTGCCTTCTTCACCCTCCTTCTCTTTCCAAACCCTCCTTTCTCATTCAACCCTCCAATATCCCAACAACCTCACTCTCCCTctccgcttcttcttcttcctatgATGCACCAATCTCTACACCAACCCCCATTTTCCTCCCTTATCTCCAACAGCAAGAGGAAGATGTTGAGGCTATAGAAATAATACATGAAGAACAAAAAGAAGCACAAGAAGAAGAGCAACCCTGTGACCCAATCTATAAATTCTTCAAAGAAAGGACTTTGGTTCCTTCGCAAGACCCTCTAATTCAAGGCAAATTGACCCTCCAGAAGAACCGTCAAATTTCTTGGCACCTTGCTGTGGATACCGCCCTTGACTCTGATGAACAACAAGAGGAAGAAATTGAGATGGGTTTGGACCAAGTTCCATATAGTATTGAGGAAGAAGAAGGTGAAGACAACAAAATCGGGTGGAAGAAGGAACTCCCACAGGGCATTATTGGAGAAATTGTTCATCTGGCAAGGAACCTCCCTGAGAATTTGACACTTGAAGAGGCTTTGGACAAAGGCTTTGAAGGGAGGGTCAGTGAGGAAGATTGCTGGGAGGTTCTTGAAGTTCTTGAGGAGGAGAAGTTTATATTATGTTGCTTGTACTTCTTTCAGTGGATGAGGTCTCAGGAGCCTTCGCTTGTTACACCGCGCTCGTGTACTGTGTTGGTCCCGGCATTGGGGCGGGCGAGGATGGGTGATAAGTTGATGGTTTTGTTCAGCAACTTGCCATCCACAATGGAGTTCAAAGATGTTCATGTTTATAATGCTGCAATTTCAGGCCTTCTGGATGGTGGCAG GTATGAAGATGCTTGGAAGGTGTACGAGGTAATGGAAACTGAAAATATTCGACCAGATCATGTTACGTGCTCTATTATGATTGTCCTTATGAGAACACTTGGCCATAGTGCGAAAGATGCATGGCAGTTTTTTGAGAAAATGAACAAAAAAGGGGTCCAATGGTCTGAAGAAGTTTTAGGTGCATTAATAAAGTCATTTTGTGTTGAGGGTCTAGTGAATGAAGCTCTCATCATCCAAATCGAAATGGAGAAGAAGGGGATCTCTCCAAATGCAATTGTGTATAACACTCTTATGGATGCATATTGTAAATCTAATCATGTAGAAGAAGCTGAAGGTCTTTTTGTTGAGATGAAATCTAAAGGGATTAAGCCGACTGAGGCTACCTTCAACATTCTAATGCATGCATACAGCAGAAGAATGTAG